In a single window of the Pseudomonas oryzihabitans genome:
- the rmuC gene encoding DNA recombination protein RmuC gives MTSLPFVSLVLPLLLLAGWAGSAVWLTGRQRYLQQQIDSAAERYDMLRDDLQRAELANGRQVVELGAERERNATLQRQLEANRQLEAELRQQTRQAQLQTAEQHALAEATRAQLQGSQEQLAELRERQHREQELYAEVQERHARLAEEHATLKTTLEQKEEHFQAQHQLLRESREQLKLEFEQLAGRIFDAKGQAFAQHSQQSLDALLRPFREQIEGFRAKVEDIHHKDVQQQAALGQQLLDLKELNRQITQEAHDLATALRGQKKAQGNWGELILENVLERSGLREGRDFVRERSFTTETGRRRPDVLVHLPQKKHLVVDAKVSLNAYTRYVNSEDEGERRLALGEHVRAVGDRIRELADREYFSLPGLNSPEMVFLFIPIESAFVEALKADESLFQRAIEQNVLVATPTTLLTSLNIVRQLWRFEDQNRHTAELAERAAKVYDKLRTFLGSMDGIGKSLDKAGEAYRKACGQLVGGPGNLVKQVADFKELGVAVRTELDGQWTERAELELNVVELEDRS, from the coding sequence ATGACTTCCCTGCCTTTCGTTTCCCTTGTGCTTCCCCTTTTGCTGCTCGCCGGTTGGGCGGGTTCGGCCGTCTGGCTGACCGGGCGCCAGCGCTATCTGCAGCAGCAGATCGACAGCGCCGCCGAGCGCTACGACATGCTGCGCGACGACCTGCAGCGCGCCGAACTGGCCAACGGGCGCCAGGTGGTGGAGCTGGGCGCCGAGCGCGAACGCAACGCTACCCTGCAGCGTCAGCTGGAGGCCAATCGGCAACTGGAGGCCGAGTTGCGCCAGCAGACCCGCCAGGCCCAGCTGCAGACCGCCGAACAACACGCCCTGGCCGAGGCCACCCGCGCCCAGCTGCAGGGGAGCCAGGAGCAGCTCGCCGAATTACGCGAGCGCCAGCACCGCGAGCAGGAACTGTACGCCGAGGTGCAGGAGCGCCATGCACGCCTGGCCGAAGAACATGCCACCCTGAAGACCACGCTGGAGCAGAAAGAAGAGCATTTCCAGGCACAGCACCAGCTGCTGCGCGAAAGTCGCGAGCAGCTCAAGCTGGAATTCGAGCAATTGGCCGGGCGCATCTTCGACGCCAAGGGCCAGGCCTTCGCCCAGCACAGTCAGCAGTCGCTGGACGCCCTGTTGCGACCGTTCCGTGAGCAGATCGAGGGCTTTCGTGCCAAGGTCGAGGACATCCACCACAAGGATGTGCAGCAGCAGGCCGCGCTCGGCCAGCAACTGCTCGACCTCAAGGAGCTCAACCGCCAGATCACCCAGGAGGCCCATGACCTGGCCACCGCCCTGCGCGGTCAGAAGAAGGCCCAGGGCAACTGGGGTGAACTCATCCTGGAAAACGTGCTGGAGCGCTCGGGCCTGCGCGAGGGTCGCGATTTCGTCCGCGAACGCAGCTTCACCACCGAGACCGGTCGCCGCCGCCCGGACGTCCTGGTCCATCTGCCGCAGAAGAAGCATCTGGTGGTGGACGCCAAGGTGTCGCTCAACGCCTATACCCGCTACGTCAACAGCGAGGACGAGGGTGAGCGCCGCCTGGCCCTTGGCGAGCACGTGCGCGCGGTGGGCGACCGCATCCGTGAGCTGGCCGATCGTGAATACTTCAGCCTGCCGGGGTTGAATTCGCCGGAGATGGTCTTTCTCTTCATTCCCATCGAATCGGCCTTCGTCGAGGCGCTCAAGGCCGATGAGAGCCTGTTCCAGCGCGCCATCGAGCAGAACGTGCTAGTGGCGACGCCGACCACCCTGCTGACCAGCCTCAACATCGTCCGCCAGCTCTGGCGCTTCGAGGACCAGAACCGCCACACCGCCGAACTGGCCGAGCGCGCGGCCAAGGTCTACGACAAGCTGCGCACCTTTCTCGGCAGCATGGACGGCATCGGCAAGAGTCTGGACAAGGCCGGCGAAGCCTATCGCAAGGCCTGCGGTCAGTTGGTGGGCGGTCCGGGCAACCTGGTCAAGCAGGTGGCCGACTTCAAGGAGTTGGGCGTGGCGGTACGCACCGAACTGGACGGCCAGTGGACCGAGCGGGCGGAGTTGGAACTCAATGTAGTGGAGCTGGAAGACCGTAGCTGA
- the recD gene encoding exodeoxyribonuclease V subunit alpha: protein MSDFSTATQRLLRLASLVPEGELAPLRQRDDLFRLLELWVQRGWLRQVDRAFTTFLGELEADGEAAVLLAAALASHQLGHGHVCLDLAATLRNPDAALSLPPEGDETRSSLLPSQLLQGQSLEAWRQALLASVLVDGDGSAPERPLVLGGDRLYLRRYWNYEREVAASLRQRLATPEPLPADLTERLDQLFPPDPDAGGEPDWQKLACALAVRGAFSIVTGGPGTGKTTTVVRLLALLQAPAVAAGRPLRIRLAAPTGKAAARLTESIGGQVSRLPVDDELRRHIPTGVTTVHRLLGSRPNTRHFRHHRGHPLPLDVLVVDEASMIDLEMMASLLAALPPRARLVLLGDKDQLASVEAGAVLGDLCRDAEAGRYSPATRAWLEGVSGQSLAHTALTVGDDQGDALAQQVVMLRRSRRFGAGSGIGQLARRVNAQDGLGAQQVLIDGGYADLHRVLLKGPEDRALERLVLEGRGRARGYRHYLEVLHETRPHLDSVLEDPAWTHWAGQVLAAFDDFQLLCAVRKGPWGVEGLNLRIASALLAAGLLSSEHGWYEGRPVLVTRNDYSLGLMNGDIGITLCLPDATHPGRKVLRVAFPRGDGSGGLRFVLPSRLSAVETVFAMTVHKSQGSEFAHTALLLPEQLSPVLTKELVYTGITRARDDFTLIEARGGIFAEAVARRVRRVSGLDLDLRNTV from the coding sequence ATGTCTGATTTCAGCACGGCTACCCAACGCCTGTTGCGTTTGGCCTCCCTGGTGCCGGAAGGCGAGCTGGCGCCGCTACGTCAGCGCGACGACCTCTTCCGCCTGCTGGAGCTCTGGGTGCAGCGCGGTTGGCTGCGCCAGGTCGATCGTGCCTTCACCACCTTTCTTGGTGAGCTCGAAGCGGACGGCGAGGCGGCGGTGCTCCTGGCCGCGGCGCTGGCCAGCCATCAGCTCGGCCATGGGCATGTCTGCCTGGATCTGGCTGCCACCCTGCGCAATCCCGATGCCGCCCTGTCGCTGCCGCCCGAGGGGGACGAGACACGCAGCTCGCTGCTGCCCTCGCAACTGCTCCAGGGTCAGAGCCTGGAGGCCTGGCGCCAGGCGCTGCTGGCCAGCGTGCTGGTCGATGGCGACGGCAGCGCGCCGGAGCGGCCACTGGTACTGGGGGGCGATCGCCTCTATCTGCGCCGCTACTGGAATTACGAGCGCGAGGTGGCGGCCAGCCTGCGCCAGCGCCTGGCGACCCCGGAGCCGCTGCCCGCGGATCTCACCGAGCGCCTCGACCAGCTGTTTCCGCCGGATCCCGATGCGGGTGGTGAGCCCGACTGGCAGAAGCTGGCCTGCGCCCTGGCGGTACGTGGCGCCTTCAGCATCGTGACCGGCGGCCCCGGTACCGGCAAGACCACCACCGTGGTGCGGTTGCTGGCGCTGCTCCAGGCGCCGGCGGTGGCGGCCGGTCGCCCTCTGCGTATCCGCCTGGCCGCGCCCACTGGCAAGGCCGCCGCGCGCCTCACCGAATCCATCGGCGGCCAGGTCAGTCGTCTGCCGGTGGACGACGAGCTGCGCCGGCACATCCCCACGGGGGTGACCACGGTGCACCGGTTGCTGGGCAGTCGACCCAATACCCGGCACTTCCGCCACCACCGCGGGCACCCGCTGCCGCTGGACGTCCTGGTGGTGGACGAGGCCTCGATGATCGATCTGGAAATGATGGCCAGCCTGCTGGCGGCCTTACCGCCCCGGGCGCGCCTGGTGCTGCTCGGCGACAAGGACCAGTTGGCTTCGGTGGAGGCGGGGGCGGTGCTGGGCGATCTCTGTCGCGACGCCGAGGCGGGGCGCTACAGCCCCGCCACCCGTGCCTGGCTGGAAGGGGTGAGCGGTCAGTCGCTCGCCCATACGGCGCTGACGGTCGGTGACGACCAAGGTGACGCCCTGGCCCAACAGGTGGTGATGCTCAGGCGCTCGCGACGCTTCGGCGCGGGCAGCGGCATCGGCCAACTGGCACGGCGGGTCAATGCCCAGGACGGCCTGGGGGCCCAGCAGGTACTAATCGACGGTGGCTACGCCGACCTGCACCGGGTGCTGCTCAAGGGACCGGAGGATCGCGCCCTGGAGCGTCTGGTGCTGGAAGGTCGTGGGCGCGCTCGTGGCTATCGTCATTATCTCGAGGTCCTGCATGAGACGCGGCCCCACCTCGACAGCGTGCTGGAGGATCCGGCCTGGACGCACTGGGCCGGCCAGGTATTGGCCGCCTTCGATGATTTCCAATTGCTCTGCGCCGTGCGCAAGGGCCCCTGGGGCGTCGAAGGTCTCAACCTGCGCATCGCCAGTGCCTTGCTGGCTGCCGGCCTGCTCTCGAGTGAGCACGGCTGGTACGAAGGCCGCCCGGTGCTGGTGACACGCAACGACTACAGCCTGGGGTTGATGAACGGCGACATCGGCATCACCCTCTGTCTGCCCGATGCCACCCATCCCGGGCGCAAGGTGCTGAGGGTCGCCTTTCCCCGGGGCGATGGCAGCGGCGGCCTGAGATTTGTCTTGCCCAGCCGGCTATCGGCAGTGGAGACGGTGTTCGCTATGACCGTCCACAAGTCCCAGGGCTCGGAATTCGCCCATACCGCGCTGCTGCTGCCTGAGCAGCTCAGCCCGGTGCTGACCAAGGAGCTGGTCTATACCGGCATCACCCGGGCGCGCGATGATTTCACCCTAATCGAGGCCCGCGGCGGCATCTTCGCCGAGGCGGTGGCACGCCGGGTCCGCCGCGTCAGTGGCCTGGACCTGGATTTGCGAAATACTGTGTAA
- the recB gene encoding exodeoxyribonuclease V subunit beta encodes MSQRPLALRFPLQGNQLIEASAGTGKTFTISALYVRLVLGHGTSETAFGRDLLPPQILVVTFTEAATQELRDRIRHRLAEAARFFREEIAAPDPLLAELREDFPAEAWADCARRLDIAAQWMDEAAVSTIHSWCQRMLREHAFDSGSLFVQNLEQDQSELLAQVVRDYWRRFCYPLEGEALDWVIEHWGEPRALAVRLRPLLSEALGAPQGEPATLLTTALAERQVRLARLKAPWARWAEELRDLCQAGCDAKVVDGRKLQKRFFGPWCDKLVAWADNPASEDLDIGTGFIRLTEEGFAEAWTKASPPDHPALAAMARLPMQLAELPSPEVPLLEHAAAWVQQKFEREKLRRAELGFDDILTRLDRALQADGAGARLAALIRKQFPVALIDEFQDTDPVQYRIFSSVYGAGEDTGLFLIGDPKQAIYAFRGADIHTYLQARRANAGHLHSLDTNFRSTAAMVAAVNQVFQHGEATTPRAAFLFRQGEDNPVPFEPVRAQGRREALEIDGVPGAALTFWQLAGDEPLAGTAYRATLAESTASEIVRLLSLAAEGKAGFRREDAELVPLRPADIAILVRAGSEAQAVRQALVRRGVRSVYLSDKDSVFTAQEARCLLDWLKACAEPDVDRRLRAALGSLTLDLPLAELDALNHDEQAWESRVLQFRGYRQLWRGQGVLPMLRRLLQDFRLPQRLMARADGERVLTNLLHLAELLQRAAGELDGEQALIRHLAEQLAAQGAADEQILRLESDAELVKVVTVHKSKGLEYPLVFLPFACAYRAEEGATLPLRYHDDQGQLRRTFKPSAEELARADDERLAEDLRLLYVALTRARHACWVGVADLKRGRSKESGFARSALGYLATGGEPLASSASLGAALTTLIGAQPDTLILPLPEASPVRLPEAREAPVTLKALTARRAAREDWWIASYSALRIGTRLGEAREEGQLNLELDLDTPAAQKLFDDDRLAPDEARQPAGGEDLHRFPRGPGPGTFLHSLLEWVGEEGFAAIQAAPERLDDLIARRCQRRGWNHWIPILQSWLRQLLALPLPLPGGTQRLGELARYQVEMEFWFATHGVDLERLDDLVRRGTQGGQARPVLEPGQLNGLFKGFIDLVFEHEGRYFVVDYKSNWLGAEAGAYTRAAMEAAVLAKRYDLQYVLYSLAVHRLLKARLPDYSYERHFGGALYLFLRGCDPAGHGVFVERPSAALIETLDLLFSGAENPNV; translated from the coding sequence ATGAGTCAGCGTCCACTCGCCCTGCGCTTTCCGCTGCAGGGCAATCAGCTCATCGAAGCCAGTGCCGGCACCGGCAAAACCTTCACCATTTCTGCGCTCTATGTCCGCCTAGTGCTCGGCCACGGCACCTCCGAGACGGCCTTTGGCCGCGACCTGTTGCCGCCGCAGATCCTGGTGGTGACCTTTACCGAGGCCGCCACTCAGGAGTTGCGCGATCGTATTCGCCATCGCCTGGCCGAGGCGGCGCGCTTCTTTCGCGAAGAGATCGCGGCGCCCGATCCCTTGCTCGCCGAGTTGCGCGAGGACTTTCCCGCCGAGGCCTGGGCGGATTGCGCCCGGCGCCTGGACATCGCCGCCCAGTGGATGGACGAGGCGGCCGTCTCCACCATCCACAGCTGGTGCCAGCGCATGCTGCGCGAGCACGCCTTCGACAGCGGCAGTCTCTTCGTGCAGAACCTGGAGCAAGACCAGAGCGAATTGCTGGCCCAGGTGGTGCGCGACTACTGGCGGCGCTTCTGCTATCCCCTCGAAGGGGAAGCGCTGGACTGGGTGATCGAGCATTGGGGTGAACCCCGCGCCCTGGCCGTGCGGCTGCGACCCCTGTTGAGCGAGGCCTTGGGCGCCCCCCAGGGCGAGCCTGCCACGCTGCTGACCACCGCCCTGGCCGAACGCCAGGTGCGGTTGGCCAGGCTCAAGGCGCCTTGGGCCCGGTGGGCAGAAGAACTGCGCGATCTCTGCCAGGCCGGTTGCGACGCCAAGGTGGTCGATGGGCGCAAGCTGCAGAAGCGATTCTTCGGTCCCTGGTGCGACAAGCTGGTCGCCTGGGCGGACAACCCCGCCAGCGAGGACCTCGATATCGGCACCGGCTTCATCCGGCTGACCGAGGAGGGCTTCGCCGAGGCCTGGACCAAGGCCAGCCCGCCGGATCATCCGGCCCTGGCGGCCATGGCGCGCCTGCCCATGCAACTGGCCGAGCTGCCCAGCCCCGAGGTGCCGCTGCTGGAGCACGCGGCGGCCTGGGTGCAGCAGAAATTCGAGCGCGAGAAGCTGCGCCGCGCCGAGCTGGGTTTCGACGACATACTTACCCGCCTGGACCGGGCACTGCAGGCCGATGGCGCCGGCGCGCGGCTGGCGGCGCTGATCCGCAAGCAGTTCCCGGTGGCGCTGATCGACGAATTCCAGGACACCGATCCGGTGCAGTACCGCATCTTCAGCAGTGTCTACGGCGCAGGGGAGGACACCGGGCTCTTCCTGATCGGCGATCCCAAGCAGGCCATCTATGCCTTCCGCGGCGCCGATATCCATACCTATCTGCAGGCCCGCCGCGCCAACGCCGGCCACCTGCATTCGCTGGACACCAACTTCCGCTCCACCGCCGCCATGGTCGCAGCGGTCAACCAGGTATTCCAGCATGGCGAGGCCACGACGCCCCGGGCGGCTTTTCTGTTCCGCCAGGGCGAGGACAATCCGGTGCCCTTCGAGCCGGTCCGTGCCCAGGGCCGGCGCGAAGCCCTGGAGATCGATGGCGTACCGGGCGCAGCCCTGACCTTCTGGCAACTGGCGGGCGACGAGCCGCTGGCCGGTACCGCCTATCGCGCCACCCTGGCCGAGAGCACCGCCAGCGAGATCGTGCGGTTGCTGAGCCTGGCGGCCGAGGGCAAGGCCGGCTTTCGCCGTGAAGACGCCGAGCTGGTGCCCCTGCGGCCGGCCGACATCGCCATCCTGGTGCGCGCCGGCAGCGAGGCCCAGGCGGTACGCCAGGCGCTGGTGCGCCGTGGGGTGCGCAGCGTCTATCTGTCGGACAAGGATTCGGTGTTCACCGCCCAGGAAGCCCGCTGCCTGCTGGACTGGCTCAAGGCCTGTGCCGAGCCCGATGTGGATCGTCGCCTGCGCGCGGCCCTGGGCAGCCTGACCCTGGACCTGCCGCTGGCCGAACTGGACGCCCTCAACCACGACGAGCAGGCCTGGGAGTCGCGGGTGCTGCAATTCCGCGGATATCGCCAGCTCTGGCGTGGCCAGGGCGTACTGCCCATGCTGCGCCGCCTGCTGCAGGACTTCCGGCTGCCGCAGCGGCTGATGGCCCGTGCCGATGGCGAACGGGTACTGACCAACCTGCTGCACCTTGCCGAACTGCTGCAGCGCGCCGCTGGCGAACTGGACGGTGAACAGGCGCTGATCCGCCACCTGGCCGAGCAGCTGGCCGCCCAGGGCGCTGCCGACGAGCAGATCCTGCGCCTGGAGAGCGACGCCGAGCTGGTCAAGGTGGTGACGGTGCACAAGTCCAAGGGGCTGGAGTATCCCCTGGTGTTCCTGCCCTTCGCCTGCGCCTATCGCGCCGAGGAGGGCGCTACCCTGCCGCTGCGCTATCACGACGACCAGGGCCAGTTGCGCCGTACCTTCAAACCCTCCGCCGAGGAACTGGCCCGCGCCGATGACGAGCGCCTGGCCGAGGACCTGCGGCTGCTCTATGTCGCCCTGACCCGTGCCCGGCATGCCTGCTGGGTCGGGGTGGCCGATCTCAAGCGCGGCCGCAGCAAGGAATCCGGCTTCGCCCGTAGCGCCCTGGGTTATCTGGCTACCGGTGGCGAGCCTCTGGCGAGTTCGGCGTCCTTGGGCGCTGCCCTGACGACGCTGATCGGTGCGCAACCCGACACCCTCATCCTGCCGCTGCCCGAGGCCAGTCCCGTGCGGCTGCCGGAGGCGCGCGAGGCGCCCGTGACCCTCAAGGCGCTGACGGCCCGTCGCGCGGCCCGCGAGGACTGGTGGATCGCCTCTTACAGCGCCTTGCGTATCGGCACGCGCCTGGGTGAGGCGCGGGAGGAGGGCCAGCTCAACCTGGAGCTGGACCTGGATACCCCCGCGGCCCAAAAGCTGTTCGACGATGATCGGCTCGCCCCGGACGAAGCCCGTCAGCCGGCCGGCGGCGAGGATCTGCATCGCTTTCCTCGTGGTCCCGGCCCGGGCACCTTCTTGCACAGCCTGCTGGAGTGGGTCGGCGAAGAAGGCTTCGCCGCCATCCAGGCGGCGCCCGAGCGGCTGGACGACCTGATCGCCCGGCGCTGCCAGCGGCGCGGCTGGAATCACTGGATTCCCATCCTGCAGAGCTGGCTGCGTCAGCTGCTGGCCCTGCCGCTCCCCTTGCCGGGCGGCACCCAGCGCCTGGGCGAGTTGGCCCGCTACCAGGTGGAGATGGAATTCTGGTTCGCCACCCACGGTGTCGACCTGGAGCGCCTGGATGACCTGGTTCGCCGCGGTACCCAGGGCGGCCAGGCCCGTCCGGTGCTCGAACCGGGCCAGCTCAACGGCCTGTTCAAGGGCTTCATCGACCTGGTCTTCGAACACGAGGGGCGCTATTTCGTGGTGGACTACAAGTCCAACTGGCTGGGCGCCGAGGCCGGTGCCTATACCCGCGCGGCCATGGAGGCCGCCGTCCTGGCCAAGCGCTACGACTTGCAGTACGTGCTCTACAGCCTGGCGGTGCATCGGCTGCTCAAGGCGCGGCTGCCCGACTACAGCTACGAGCGTCACTTCGGCGGTGCCCTCTACCTCTTCCTGCGCGGGTGCGATCCGGCTGGGCACGGCGTCTTCGTCGAGCGTCCCTCCGCGGCTCTGATCGAAACCCTGGATCTGCTGTTCAGCGGTGCGGAGAACCCCAATGTCTGA
- the recC gene encoding exodeoxyribonuclease V subunit gamma, which yields MSEALTPGFMVVHGNRLEELRGLAVGWMRRYPLAPLENEQVLVQSNGIAQWLKLALAEDPRGDDEGGCGVAAALEVQLPAAFLWRTYRQVLGRDQVPPSSPLDRAPLTWRLMRLLPTLLMQPDFAALRRFLDDDGDLRKRYQLAERLADLYDGYQVYRADWLNDWAADRDLLASLRDGRRPLPESCRWQAQLWRALLADVGDGGLARSRAGVHRRFLEVMQAATEAPAGLPRRVVIFGLSAIPAQTLEALAALARFSQVLLCVHNPCRHHWSDIVADQDLLRQNYRRQQRKPGMPQTLDAEALHQHGQPLLASWGKQGRDYIHLLDEFDEPDGYRRLFEDLNGGRIDLFAETEPQHLLGQLQDDILELRPLTETRERWPAVDPARDRSMRFHVAHSPQREVEILHDQLLARFNSDGSLRPRDVIVMVPDIDAYAPHIRAVFGQLDRQDPRFIPFSLADQHQRGFQPLLIALEHLLQLPDSRFALSEILDLLDVPAVRARFGLREGDLPTLHLWLEGAGVRWGLDAEQRSRLDLPEGLTQNTWRFGLRRMLLGYAVGSGAALGDIEPFDEVGGLDAALVGPLVDLLDALDAAQAALAQPARPAEWGARLQALLALFFSAQDEHDEYLLEQLENLRERWLELCEDVVLDEELPLTVVREAWLAGLDSGGLAQRFLAGAVNFCTLMPMRAIPFRVVCLLGMHDGAYPRIQSPLDFDLMAQDYRPGDRSRREDDRYLLLEALLSARDQFYVSWVGRSIRDNSERPPSVLVAQLRDHLQAGWRLAGHEEEPERLLAALTQEHPLQPFSARYFRGERGYFSFAAEWLGVHDRTTRDEDALLPPLIPEEPLGLDDLARFLRGPVDLFFANRLKVHFEAPDAPAEDEEPFGLDALTRYQLGEGLLEAALAAPAEADQALMAAAERLRGSGRLPLAGFGERAGQALREPLPAVVAQVEALIMRWPESLEEAVTLDIEHRELQLVANLERLRRGPAGLLALTAQANGLGSTRTRKWHRLLRPWVQHLVAAAGGLQLTTAVVATDLTLLLAPLDVDLARRQLNELLDAWALGQRRPLPVAPRTAFAWLANEPDKAMAAAEQAYQGEAATHPALRRQYADFAALLADEEFDGWCQTLYAPIHTAGWQVVSGEGQA from the coding sequence ATGTCCGAGGCGCTCACTCCCGGATTCATGGTGGTACACGGCAATCGGCTCGAAGAGCTGCGCGGCCTGGCGGTCGGCTGGATGCGGCGCTATCCCCTGGCGCCGTTGGAAAACGAACAGGTATTGGTGCAGAGCAATGGCATCGCCCAGTGGCTCAAGCTGGCGTTGGCCGAAGATCCGCGTGGGGACGACGAGGGCGGCTGCGGGGTGGCTGCGGCGCTGGAAGTGCAACTGCCGGCGGCCTTTCTCTGGCGCACCTATCGCCAGGTACTGGGCCGTGACCAGGTACCGCCATCCTCGCCGCTGGATCGCGCGCCCCTGACCTGGCGCCTGATGCGGCTCTTGCCGACCCTGCTCATGCAGCCCGACTTCGCCGCACTGCGGCGTTTTCTCGACGATGACGGCGATCTGCGCAAGCGCTACCAACTGGCCGAGCGTCTGGCCGATCTCTATGACGGCTACCAGGTCTACCGCGCCGACTGGCTCAACGACTGGGCAGCGGACCGCGATCTGCTGGCCAGCCTGCGCGACGGCCGGCGCCCCCTGCCCGAGAGCTGTCGCTGGCAGGCGCAGCTGTGGCGGGCGCTGTTGGCCGATGTGGGCGACGGCGGCCTGGCCCGCAGTCGGGCCGGAGTGCACCGGCGCTTTCTGGAGGTAATGCAGGCGGCTACCGAAGCGCCGGCTGGTCTGCCGCGGCGGGTGGTGATCTTTGGCCTGTCGGCGATCCCGGCGCAGACCCTCGAAGCCCTGGCCGCGCTGGCGCGCTTCAGCCAGGTGCTGCTCTGCGTGCACAATCCCTGTCGCCATCACTGGTCCGACATCGTCGCTGACCAGGATCTGCTGCGGCAGAACTATCGGCGCCAGCAGCGCAAGCCGGGCATGCCCCAGACCCTGGATGCCGAGGCGCTGCATCAGCACGGTCAGCCGCTGCTGGCGAGCTGGGGCAAGCAGGGCCGCGACTACATCCACCTGCTGGACGAATTCGACGAGCCTGACGGCTATCGTCGGCTGTTCGAAGACCTCAACGGCGGCCGTATCGATCTCTTCGCCGAGACCGAACCCCAGCATCTGCTCGGCCAGTTGCAGGACGATATTCTCGAGCTGCGTCCGCTGACCGAGACCCGCGAACGCTGGCCGGCAGTGGATCCGGCGCGGGACAGGTCCATGCGTTTCCATGTGGCTCATAGTCCGCAGCGTGAGGTGGAGATCCTCCACGATCAGCTCTTGGCGCGCTTCAATAGCGATGGCAGCCTGAGGCCGCGCGACGTCATCGTCATGGTGCCGGACATCGATGCCTATGCGCCGCACATCCGTGCGGTGTTCGGTCAGCTCGACCGCCAGGATCCGCGCTTCATCCCCTTCAGCCTGGCCGACCAGCACCAGCGTGGCTTCCAGCCGTTGCTGATCGCTCTGGAGCATCTGCTGCAATTGCCCGACAGCCGCTTCGCCCTGAGCGAGATCCTCGACCTGCTGGACGTGCCGGCGGTGCGTGCTCGCTTCGGCCTGCGTGAGGGCGATCTGCCGACCCTGCATCTCTGGCTGGAGGGCGCCGGCGTGCGCTGGGGGCTGGATGCCGAGCAACGCAGTCGTCTCGACCTGCCTGAAGGCCTGACGCAGAACACCTGGCGCTTTGGCCTGAGGCGCATGCTGCTGGGCTATGCCGTGGGTAGTGGCGCGGCCCTGGGCGATATCGAACCCTTCGACGAGGTGGGTGGCCTGGACGCCGCGCTGGTCGGGCCGCTGGTGGATCTGCTCGATGCGCTGGATGCGGCCCAGGCAGCGCTGGCGCAGCCCGCCCGCCCGGCAGAGTGGGGGGCGCGATTGCAGGCGCTGCTGGCGCTGTTCTTCAGCGCCCAGGATGAGCATGACGAATACCTGCTGGAACAGCTGGAAAATCTGCGCGAGCGTTGGCTGGAGCTCTGCGAGGACGTCGTCCTGGACGAAGAGCTGCCGCTCACCGTGGTCCGCGAGGCCTGGCTGGCCGGACTGGATTCCGGAGGGCTGGCCCAGCGCTTTCTCGCCGGGGCGGTCAATTTCTGCACCCTGATGCCCATGCGCGCCATTCCCTTCCGGGTGGTCTGCCTGCTGGGCATGCACGATGGTGCCTATCCGCGCATCCAGTCGCCGCTGGATTTCGATCTTATGGCCCAGGACTATCGCCCCGGTGACCGCTCGCGGCGCGAGGATGATCGCTATCTGCTGCTGGAGGCGCTGCTCTCGGCACGCGATCAGTTCTATGTCAGCTGGGTGGGGCGCAGCATTCGCGACAACAGCGAGCGCCCGCCGTCGGTGCTGGTCGCCCAGTTGCGTGACCATCTCCAGGCCGGTTGGCGGCTGGCCGGTCATGAGGAGGAGCCTGAGCGTCTGCTGGCGGCCCTGACCCAGGAGCATCCCCTGCAACCCTTCAGTGCCCGCTATTTTCGCGGCGAGCGTGGGTATTTCAGCTTTGCCGCCGAATGGCTGGGCGTGCATGACCGCACCACGCGCGATGAGGACGCCCTGCTGCCGCCGCTGATACCTGAAGAGCCCCTGGGCCTCGACGACCTGGCGCGCTTTCTGCGGGGGCCGGTGGACCTGTTCTTCGCCAATCGACTCAAGGTGCATTTCGAGGCGCCCGATGCGCCGGCGGAAGACGAGGAGCCCTTTGGCCTGGACGCCCTGACCCGCTACCAGTTGGGAGAAGGGCTGCTGGAGGCGGCACTGGCTGCGCCGGCTGAGGCCGACCAGGCGCTCATGGCCGCCGCGGAGCGCTTGCGCGGCAGTGGTCGCCTGCCACTGGCCGGCTTTGGCGAACGAGCCGGACAGGCGTTGCGCGAGCCGCTGCCCGCCGTGGTCGCCCAGGTTGAGGCCTTGATAATGCGTTGGCCCGAGTCCCTGGAAGAGGCCGTGACCCTGGATATCGAACATCGCGAGCTGCAATTGGTGGCCAACCTCGAACGCCTGCGCCGAGGGCCCGCGGGACTACTGGCGCTGACCGCTCAGGCCAATGGCCTGGGCAGCACCCGTACCCGCAAATGGCACCGGCTGCTGCGACCCTGGGTGCAACACTTGGTCGCCGCGGCGGGTGGCCTGCAATTGACCACGGCGGTGGTGGCGACCGATCTGACCCTGCTGCTGGCGCCGCTGGACGTCGATCTGGCTCGACGTCAGCTGAACGAGTTGCTCGATGCCTGGGCGCTGGGCCAGCGTCGTCCATTGCCTGTCGCGCCCCGTACCGCCTTCGCCTGGCTGGCCAATGAGCCGGACAAGGCCATGGCCGCGGCCGAGCAGGCCTATCAGGGCGAGGCGGCGACCCATCCGGCATTGCGCCGACAATATGCGGACTTCGCCGCGCTGCTCGCCGACGAGGAATTCGATGGGTGGTGCCAGACCCTCTATGCGCCCATCCATACGGCCGGCTGGCAGGTCGTGAGCGGGGAGGGGCAGGCATGA
- the yacG gene encoding DNA gyrase inhibitor YacG: MSTLTVDCPTCGAPVEWSEKSANRPFCSDRCKLIDLGAWAAEEHAIPGNELEDDLYSEDLNRRGH, from the coding sequence ATGAGCACTCTCACCGTGGACTGCCCCACCTGTGGCGCACCCGTGGAATGGAGCGAGAAGAGCGCCAATAGGCCCTTCTGTTCCGACCGCTGCAAACTGATCGACCTGGGTGCCTGGGCGGCGGAAGAACACGCCATCCCGGGCAATGAGCTGGAAGACGATCTCTACTCGGAAGACCTTAATCGGCGCGGCCACTAA